CATGGCCAGCGGGAAGTTCCACGGTGTGATGACGCCTACCACCGGGTAGGGCCGGTAGACCGTGGTCAGCCTCTTGACCCTGGCCAGCGGACTGTGTGGCGACGGATGGTCGTCGGCGAGGAACTTGGCCGCGCGGCGCGCGTAGTAGCCGATCACGTCGGTCGCGAAGCCCGGGTCGATCAGGGCGTCGACGCGCGGCTTCGCTGTCTCCGACTGCAGCACCGTGGCCAGGTTGTCGGTGTTGTCGATCAGCCAGTCCTGAAACTTCAGCAGCCAGGCCTTGCGGCCGTCGGGGCCGATCGCCTCCCACTCCAGCTGGTACAGCCGCAGTTCTCGGACCTTGGCCGCGACCGCGTCGGCGGTCTCGTCGGGCACCGCGCCGACGACCTCACCGGTGCCGGGATTGCGCACCTCGATGACGGGAGGACCGTCGTTCTTCGCGGTCGTCTTGCGTGCCGGTGCCTTCTTGGTGGCGCCGGACGCTGGTTCGGTGTTGGCCACTGCTGTTCTCCCACTGACGTTGCGCGGTCACTGCTGTGAATCAGATCACTGAACTATGATCGTGGCACAATCCGAACAGACTTTCTTGGCCTGATTTGTCAATGAAAGCGGTCTGGTTTGTCTCAGAGAAACAAAACAGCGCTGAGAACCGTGGCCCCGCCGGGGCCGAAGGAGGTGACGATGACGGTGCCCCCCTCTCCAGATGTCGCACCCCCGTTCAGCGAAGCGACGCGCACCGGGCAGGCCGGGCCCGCCCGCGACGACGTGCGCGACTGGTTGGCCGACTACGTCTACGAGACGATGCGGACCGAGACGCTCGAACAGATCGTCACCCGACTGGACAACGTGATCATCGCGCGCATCCCCGAACTCGCCGACCGCGATATGCGCCGCGACCTCGCGGCCAGCACGCGGGCACACGCCAGGATCGTGCTCAGTGGCCTGACCAGTGACGCCTTCGATTTCCTTCTGCCGGAAGAGGCGCACACGTTCGCGCGTAGCGTGGCCCGGCGCGGATTCGAGCTGCGGCTGCTGCTGCGGGTCTATCACGTGGGCATGGAAGCGGTGCTCGACTATCTGACCGAGGTGGTGGAGCAACGGCAGGCGCCGCACGAGATCGAGCGCGTGGTGCTGCTGAGGTTGTTCGAGCGCGTGACCAAGTGGATGAACGCCTCGGTCGAATTGCTCACCGACACTTACATGGAGGAGCGCGAGCGCGTCCTACGCGCCGCGCTCAACCGTCGCGCCGAAACCGTCCGCGCGCTGCTCGCGGGCGACGACGTGGACATCGAGCAGGCCTCGGTGCGGCTGGGATATCGGTTGTCCCTGCAGCACCTCGCCTTCGTGCTGTGGACCGACGAGCAGACCGGCGCCGACCAAGAGGCGACCGGGCTGCTGGACCGGGTCGCGGCGAAACTGGCGTCGGCGGTCGGCAGCGGGCGTGTGCTCACGGTTCCGTCGGGCGCCAGCGGCATGTGGGCGTGGGCGGGTCTGGACGACGTGGGCCGCAGCGCCGAACTCGCGACGTCCGGCGCGTTGCGGCGGCTGGCGTCGGCCCACGTCGATGCCCCGGTACGGGTCGCGTTCGGGGTGCCAGCCGGTGGGATCGCCGGCTTCCGGCGTGGCCATCGCGAGGCGGTCGCCGCGCGGCAGGTCGCGGA
The DNA window shown above is from Nocardia sp. NBC_01730 and carries:
- a CDS encoding PucR family transcriptional regulator, which gives rise to MTVPPSPDVAPPFSEATRTGQAGPARDDVRDWLADYVYETMRTETLEQIVTRLDNVIIARIPELADRDMRRDLAASTRAHARIVLSGLTSDAFDFLLPEEAHTFARSVARRGFELRLLLRVYHVGMEAVLDYLTEVVEQRQAPHEIERVVLLRLFERVTKWMNASVELLTDTYMEERERVLRAALNRRAETVRALLAGDDVDIEQASVRLGYRLSLQHLAFVLWTDEQTGADQEATGLLDRVAAKLASAVGSGRVLTVPSGASGMWAWAGLDDVGRSAELATSGALRRLASAHVDAPVRVAFGVPAGGIAGFRRGHREAVAARQVAERGPAGERRVTGYREVEIAYLAGVDDTAMVGLIGRELGALAVRDTNAARLRETLHAYLRSHRSPEATAKLLGVHKNTVRYRVQRIEEVLGYPIEERSLPLEVALACVAAYGTDALP